The Gemmatimonadales bacterium sequence CTCCACAATCTCTTCGGTGACACCAACGCCGTGCACGTCCGCATGACGCCGCAGGGATACCAGGTGACCGACCTGGTGCACGGGGACACGGTGACCGAGGTCCTGAACTATGTCCAGTTCCACGCCTCCGACCTGCTGGCCACCTGGCGCCGTAAAGTGACCGCGGCCCGGGATCTCTCCCGGGCCGAGGCCAATTCCTTCATTGCGGATTATGTCGCCGGGCTCGAGGGATACACCTACCTCGAGGGCGAGGCTCGGCGCGAGTAGCGCCTACTTCCGCTTCTCGATCGGCAGGAACGGCCGGGATTCCGCCCCGGTGTAGATCTGCCGCGGGCGGGCAATTTTCTGCTCCCCGTCGGTGATCATCTCCTCCCACTGCGCCAGCCAGCCCGGCATCCGCCCGAGGGCAAAGAGCACCGTGAAGTAGTCGGTCGGGTAGCCCATCGCCTGGTAGATGAGCCCGGAGTAGAAGTCCACGTTCGGGTAGAGCTTCCGCTTGACGAAGTACTCGTCGGACAGCGCGATCCGCTCGAGTTCCACCGCGATTTCGAGCTTCGGATTCAGCCCCGTCTCCGCAAAGACCTCGTCTGCCACCCGCTTGATCAGCTTGGCCCGGGGGTCGTACGACTTGTAGACCCGGTGGCCGAAGCCCATCAGCCTTCCCTCGCCCGCCTTTACCCGCTCGATGAACGCCGGGATGTTCTTCTTCTCGCCAATTTCGTCGAGCATGCGGAGCACGGCCTCGTTGGCGCCACCGTGGAGGGGGCCGTAGAGGGCGGCGATGCCGGCGGAGATGGCCGAGAAGGGGTCGACGCCGGACGAGCCGACGCCGCGCACGGCGCTCGTCGAGCAGTTCTGCTCGTGGTCGGCGTGCAGGATCAGCAGGATCTCAAGCGCGCGCTGCAGCACCGGGTTCGGCTTGTGCTGGCCGCCGATGCTGAAGGTCATGTTGACGTAGTTGCCGATGTAGTCGAGATCGTTCCGCGGGAACTGGTACGGCAGTCCGCGCGTCTGCCGGAAGACGAACGCCGCCAGGGTCGGGATCTTGGCCATGAGCCGGACCCGCTGGACGTAGCGGTTTTCCGGGTCGTGGATGTTCTTGGCGTCGGGGTAGAAGGTCGAGAGCGCCCCGACCACGCCGAGCAGCATCCCCATGGGGTGGGCGTCGTACCGGAACCCCTCGAGGAACTTGATGATGTTGGTGTGGACGTAGGTGTGGTAGACGATGTCGTTCTGCCACTTGGCCAGCTGCGGTGCGGTGGGAAGCTCCCCCTCGGACAGCAGGTACGCCACCTCAAGGAAGCTGGCCTTGTCGGCGAGCTCCTCGATGGGGTAGCCGCGGTAGCGGAGGATGCCCCGATCGCCGTCGATGTACGTGATGGCGCTCTTGCAGGAGGCGGTGTTGGTGAAGGCCGGGTCGTAGGTCATCAACCCGAAATCCTCGTCCGACGTCTTGATCTGGCGCAGGTCCATGGCCCGCACGGTCCCGTCGGCGATTGGCAGCTCGTAGCTCTTGCCTGTTCGGTTGTCGATGACGCTCAGAGATTCGTTCGACACAGAGCGGTCCTTATGGT is a genomic window containing:
- a CDS encoding citrate synthase, which gives rise to MSNESLSVIDNRTGKSYELPIADGTVRAMDLRQIKTSDEDFGLMTYDPAFTNTASCKSAITYIDGDRGILRYRGYPIEELADKASFLEVAYLLSEGELPTAPQLAKWQNDIVYHTYVHTNIIKFLEGFRYDAHPMGMLLGVVGALSTFYPDAKNIHDPENRYVQRVRLMAKIPTLAAFVFRQTRGLPYQFPRNDLDYIGNYVNMTFSIGGQHKPNPVLQRALEILLILHADHEQNCSTSAVRGVGSSGVDPFSAISAGIAALYGPLHGGANEAVLRMLDEIGEKKNIPAFIERVKAGEGRLMGFGHRVYKSYDPRAKLIKRVADEVFAETGLNPKLEIAVELERIALSDEYFVKRKLYPNVDFYSGLIYQAMGYPTDYFTVLFALGRMPGWLAQWEEMITDGEQKIARPRQIYTGAESRPFLPIEKRK